The following proteins are encoded in a genomic region of Candidatus Cybelea sp.:
- a CDS encoding Hsp20/alpha crystallin family protein, translating to MEFVARPRLGAFAPNADVFVDEEQRRLVVVVEVAGADPESLRVVFDERSLVIGGRRCEAARLRRGSFVQKEIANGDFVKRIPLPVAIEYERIVASYEDGFLVVLAPIAATAYLPTARTELHILVKRTHS from the coding sequence ATGGAGTTCGTTGCCCGGCCTCGCCTCGGGGCCTTCGCACCCAACGCCGACGTCTTCGTCGACGAAGAGCAGCGCCGGCTGGTCGTGGTCGTCGAGGTCGCCGGCGCCGACCCCGAGAGCCTGCGCGTCGTCTTCGACGAGCGCAGCCTCGTCATCGGCGGCCGCCGGTGCGAAGCGGCTCGTCTGCGGCGCGGTTCGTTCGTGCAAAAGGAGATCGCCAACGGCGACTTCGTCAAGCGGATCCCGCTCCCAGTAGCGATTGAGTACGAGCGCATCGTCGCATCGTACGAGGATGGCTTCCTGGTCGTCTTGGCACCGATTGCCGCAACGGCCTACCTGCCGACCGCACGAACGGAACTTCACATCTTGGTCAAAAGGACGCATTCCTAA
- the lon gene encoding endopeptidase La, producing the protein MAQKTNQNIAPANLIGILPLQEAVLFPHTVIPLAVVKKSGIQLVEEALREGKPIGLTVLRDREIEDPGPDDIQHVGTIGVIQKMLKVPDGTLRCIVAGQQVFRIEQFTQVAPYMVAAYTELPDTTVENEELVAMQRNLAGLFQKLLSYLPQAPREMEMEVANITDPVVLTYFVASTMRLETADRQALLEERDTAKRMRKLTLLLTKELEVVELGHKIQSDIQREMEKNQREFYLRQQLRAIQEELGEVDPQQAETNELRTKIDAASMPEDVKKAADRELDRLSKVPQASPEYSVIRTYLDWLVTLPWKEETTDHIDIVTARAVLDEDHYDLDKIKDRIVEYLAVGKLKKKLTGPILCFVGPPGVGKTSLGQSIARAMGRKFVRLSVGGVRDEAEIRGHRRTYIGAMPGTIVRAIRDAGTRNPVMMIDEIDKVGADFRGDPQSALLEVLDPEQNNNFRDHYLDLPFDLSQVLFICTANTLDTISPPLRDRMEIITLSGYTEFEKLQIAKRYLLKKQRQTNGLRDSQAQISDQTIRAIINDYTREAGVRNLEREIGTVFRKIARKIAEHARYKARVKPENLVEYLGRPRFFNEVRKRVASIGVATGMFWTPVGGDILFIETQAMPGTGKLVLTGQLGDVMKESAQAAVSFLRSRSAELGLPDDYFAKHDIHIHVPTGATPKDGPSAGIALVTSIASMLTGLKADPNLAMTGEITLTGQILPIGGIKEKVLGARRAGIGKILLPRRNEADLDDIPKEVRESMTFVPVDELSEVLHHALGKRVISPVPLGADHAKTNNVVPLRRAAQTKRRNGIVSKRAPERKRKVKR; encoded by the coding sequence ATGGCTCAGAAAACGAATCAAAATATCGCCCCCGCCAATTTGATCGGCATCCTGCCGCTTCAAGAGGCCGTACTCTTTCCGCATACCGTTATTCCGCTCGCGGTCGTCAAAAAGTCGGGCATTCAGCTGGTCGAGGAGGCTTTACGCGAAGGCAAACCGATCGGGCTGACCGTCCTGCGCGATCGCGAGATCGAAGACCCCGGGCCCGACGACATTCAACACGTCGGTACGATCGGGGTCATCCAAAAGATGCTGAAGGTTCCCGACGGCACGCTGCGTTGCATCGTCGCCGGGCAGCAGGTCTTCCGGATCGAGCAGTTCACGCAGGTCGCGCCCTACATGGTTGCGGCCTATACCGAGCTGCCCGACACGACGGTCGAGAACGAAGAGCTCGTCGCGATGCAGCGCAACCTTGCTGGGCTCTTCCAGAAACTGCTCTCCTACCTGCCGCAAGCGCCGCGCGAGATGGAGATGGAGGTGGCGAACATCACCGACCCGGTGGTGCTGACCTACTTCGTCGCGTCGACGATGCGGCTCGAAACCGCCGACCGTCAGGCGCTGCTCGAGGAGCGCGATACCGCTAAGCGCATGCGCAAGCTGACGCTGCTGCTCACGAAGGAACTGGAGGTCGTCGAGCTCGGTCACAAAATTCAGAGCGACATCCAGCGAGAGATGGAAAAGAATCAGCGCGAGTTCTATCTGCGCCAGCAGCTTCGCGCCATTCAAGAAGAACTCGGGGAAGTCGATCCGCAGCAAGCCGAAACCAACGAGCTGCGCACGAAGATCGACGCTGCCTCGATGCCCGAGGACGTGAAGAAAGCGGCAGATCGCGAGCTGGATCGACTCTCGAAAGTCCCGCAGGCGAGCCCCGAATACAGCGTTATCCGCACCTATCTCGACTGGCTGGTCACGCTGCCCTGGAAGGAAGAGACGACCGACCACATCGATATCGTCACGGCGCGAGCGGTGCTCGACGAGGATCACTACGATCTCGACAAGATCAAGGACCGGATCGTCGAGTATCTCGCCGTCGGCAAGCTCAAGAAAAAACTCACCGGTCCGATTCTGTGCTTCGTGGGTCCGCCGGGCGTCGGTAAGACTTCACTGGGGCAGTCGATCGCGCGCGCGATGGGGCGCAAGTTCGTGCGCCTCTCGGTCGGCGGCGTTCGCGACGAAGCCGAGATCCGCGGGCATCGCCGTACGTACATCGGTGCGATGCCGGGCACGATCGTCCGCGCCATCCGCGATGCCGGCACGCGCAACCCCGTGATGATGATCGACGAGATCGACAAGGTCGGCGCCGATTTTCGCGGCGACCCGCAGTCGGCGCTGCTCGAAGTACTCGATCCCGAACAGAACAACAACTTCCGGGATCACTACCTCGACCTCCCGTTCGACCTCTCGCAAGTGCTCTTCATCTGCACCGCGAACACGCTCGACACGATCTCGCCGCCGTTGCGGGACCGCATGGAGATCATCACGCTCTCGGGCTATACCGAGTTCGAAAAGCTGCAGATCGCCAAGCGCTACCTGCTCAAAAAGCAGCGGCAGACCAATGGCCTGCGCGACAGCCAGGCGCAGATCAGCGATCAAACGATTCGCGCGATCATCAACGACTACACGCGCGAGGCCGGCGTTCGCAACCTGGAACGCGAGATCGGCACGGTCTTTCGCAAGATCGCCCGGAAGATTGCGGAGCACGCGCGCTACAAAGCTCGCGTCAAGCCCGAGAATTTGGTCGAGTACCTCGGCCGGCCCCGCTTCTTCAACGAGGTACGCAAACGGGTCGCCTCCATCGGCGTCGCGACGGGAATGTTCTGGACGCCGGTCGGCGGCGACATCCTCTTCATCGAAACGCAGGCGATGCCGGGCACGGGTAAACTCGTGCTGACCGGACAGCTCGGCGACGTCATGAAGGAGAGCGCGCAGGCTGCGGTCTCGTTCCTGCGCTCGCGCTCTGCGGAGCTCGGCCTGCCGGACGATTACTTCGCGAAGCACGACATTCACATTCACGTCCCGACGGGCGCGACGCCGAAGGATGGTCCCTCGGCCGGCATCGCGCTGGTGACCTCGATCGCCTCGATGCTGACGGGCTTGAAAGCCGATCCCAACCTCGCGATGACCGGCGAGATAACGCTGACCGGTCAGATCTTGCCGATCGGCGGAATCAAAGAGAAGGTCCTGGGCGCGCGCCGCGCCGGAATCGGCAAGATTCTCCTGCCGCGGCGCAACGAAGCGGATCTCGATGATATCCCCAAAGAGGTCCGCGAAAGCATGACCTTCGTTCCGGTAGACGAGCTCTCGGAAGTGCTCCACCACGCGCTGGGCAAGCGCGTGATATCGCCGGTGCCGTTAGGGGCCGATCACGCCAAGACCAATAACGTCGTGCCGCTTCGGCGCGC